In one window of Henckelia pumila isolate YLH828 chromosome 1, ASM3356847v2, whole genome shotgun sequence DNA:
- the LOC140874478 gene encoding uncharacterized protein, translating to MPALGRVYVMQAKEADPDTTLITGRILVAGVATRALLESGATHSFISETFTRKRGIECEELFGEFTVTIPSGEELSTRNIVNNLELLFQGKSVSADLIVFPMPDFNMILGMDRMTKNDVVIDFHQRSVMVRPE from the exons ATGCCGGCTCTGGGGAGAGTCTACGTGATGCAGGCCAAGGAGGCCGATCCTGATACCACGCTCATCACAG GTAGAATTTTAGTAGCCGGTGTGGCCACTAGAGCCTTGTTAGAATCGGGGGCTACACATTCTTTTATTTCGGAGACTTTTACCCGCAAGCGGGGTATTGAGTGTGAAGAGTTGTTTGGTGAATTCACAGTGACCATCCCATCAGGGGAAGAGCTTTCCACGAGGAATATAGTGAATAATCTTGAGCTCTTGTTTCAAGGGAAATCAGTGAGTGCAGATCTGATAGTGTTTCCTATGCCTGATTTCAACATGATACTTGGGATGGATAGGATGACGAAGAATGATGTGGTGATTGACTTCCATCAGAGATCAGTGATGGTCAGACCGGAGTGA
- the LOC140874479 gene encoding uncharacterized mitochondrial protein AtMg00860-like: MDLMTRVFQPYLDQFVIVFIDDILIYSKDRKDHSRNLKTVLEVLRERKLFVKFDKCEFWLERVAFLGHIISKSVVEVDPSKVQAVKKWSVPRNASEIRSFLGLAGYYGKFIKGFSSIVVPLTALTKKNAKFIWKPECHERFDVLKAALTMAPVLAMASGEGDFVVYTDASKWLELVKDYDCDISYHSGKDNVVADAMSRKTAVIASLTVFRPLQDKIQRFGLEFYVVGRAPRLSALSLQTTLFDRIRVSHAVDEQLSKWR, translated from the exons atggatcttatgaccCGCGTGTTCCAGCCGTACTTGGACcagtttgtcattgttttcattgacgatatccttATTTACTCGAAGGATAGAAAGGATCATTCGCGGAATTTGAAGACAGTTCTTGAGGTACTCCGAGAGCGAAAGTTGTTTGTTAAGTTTgacaaatgtgagttttggttggagagaGTAGCATTCTTGGGCCATATTATTTCCAAGAGTGTAGTGGAAGTGGATccttcaaaggttcaagcagtgaagaAGTGGTCTGTACCTAGAAACgcatcggagattcgcagttttctcgGATTGGCCGGTTACTATGGGAAGTTTATCAAGGGCTTTTCATCAATTGTTGTGCCCTTGACAgcattgaccaagaagaatgccaaGTTTATTTGGAAGCCAGAGTGTCACGAGAGATTTGATGTGTTGAAGGCAGCTCTTACGATGGCACCAGTGTTGGCTATGGCATCAGGAGAGGGAGATTTTGTggtttacactgatgcttccaa ATGGCTAGAGTTGGTGAAAGACTATGACTGCGACATTAGTTACCATTCGGGTAAGGATAATGTCGTCGCAGATGCAATGAGTAGAAAGACAGCAGTGATTGCCTCTTTGACGGTGTTTAGACCGTTGCAGGATAAGATTCAGAGATTCGGGCTAGAGTTCTATGTCGTGGGTAGAGCTCCTAGATTGTCAGCCTTGTCACTGCAGACTACGTTGTTTGACCGTATCAGAGTTTCTCATGCAGTTGATGAGCAGTTGAGTAAGTGGAGATAG